A window from Actinomycetospora corticicola encodes these proteins:
- a CDS encoding MFS transporter: MSTPIPRLRAALLVVAVLLIALNLRPAVVAVSPLVAQIRADLGISSAVAGLVTTLPVLCFGLLAPVAGRLARRIGLETTLLAALLVLTTGILLRLAPSLAALLAGSLLAGVAIAIGNTLMPVVVKRDFPHRTGLMTGAYSTMISGGGALSAAVMVPIEQATGLGWRPALALWAIGAGLAILLWSPWVLAARREAAANPTAVRAAPVRGLWRSPLAWQVTLFMGLQSLQFYSFTAWAPTLFVERGRTPSEAGLLLGLTGVASLVTSALTPVLATRRPSQFHLVAALIGLWVVGYLGLLLAPDASAPLWMAVIGLGQGVGISLALTLITLRSPDAAHTSELSGMAQGVGYVLAAGGPFVLGAVRDLTGGWTWPIVGLLVCLVPLAVAGTGAARDRHVGAQVAYAR, translated from the coding sequence GTGTCGACGCCGATCCCCCGCCTCCGGGCCGCCCTGCTCGTCGTCGCCGTCCTGCTCATCGCCCTGAACCTGCGCCCCGCCGTGGTCGCGGTGTCGCCGCTGGTGGCGCAGATCCGCGCGGACCTCGGGATCTCGAGCGCCGTCGCCGGGCTGGTCACGACGCTGCCGGTGCTCTGCTTCGGCCTCCTCGCCCCGGTGGCGGGGCGGCTCGCGCGGCGGATCGGGCTGGAGACGACGCTGCTCGCGGCACTGCTCGTCCTGACGACGGGCATCCTCCTGCGGCTCGCGCCCTCGCTCGCCGCGCTGCTGGCGGGGAGCCTGCTGGCCGGGGTCGCCATCGCGATCGGCAACACGCTCATGCCGGTGGTGGTGAAGCGGGACTTCCCGCACCGCACCGGACTGATGACGGGCGCCTACTCCACGATGATCTCCGGCGGCGGCGCGCTGTCGGCGGCCGTCATGGTGCCGATCGAGCAGGCGACCGGCCTGGGCTGGCGGCCCGCGCTGGCCCTGTGGGCGATCGGGGCGGGCCTCGCCATCCTGCTGTGGTCCCCGTGGGTGCTGGCGGCGCGGCGGGAGGCGGCCGCGAACCCGACCGCCGTGCGGGCCGCGCCGGTGCGCGGGCTCTGGCGGTCTCCCCTGGCGTGGCAGGTCACCCTGTTCATGGGCCTGCAGTCGCTGCAGTTCTACTCGTTCACCGCGTGGGCGCCGACGCTGTTCGTCGAGCGGGGACGGACGCCGTCCGAGGCGGGCCTGCTCCTCGGCCTCACCGGGGTGGCGTCGCTGGTGACCTCGGCCCTGACCCCGGTGCTCGCCACCCGTCGCCCGTCCCAGTTCCACCTCGTGGCCGCGCTGATCGGGCTCTGGGTCGTCGGCTACCTCGGGCTGCTCCTCGCCCCGGACGCCTCGGCGCCGCTGTGGATGGCGGTGATCGGTCTCGGGCAGGGCGTCGGCATCTCGCTGGCGCTGACGCTCATCACGCTGCGGTCCCCGGACGCCGCACACACCTCGGAGCTCTCCGGGATGGCGCAGGGCGTGGGCTACGTGCTCGCCGCCGGCGGCCCGTTCGTCCTCGGCGCCGTCCGGGACCTGACCGGCGGCTGGACGTGGCCGATCGTCGGCCTGCTCGTGTGCCTCGTGCCGCTCGCCGTGGCCGGCACCGGGGCCGCCCGGGACCGGCACGTCGGTGCCCAGGTGGCGTACGCCAGGTGA
- a CDS encoding N-acetylmuramoyl-L-alanine amidase: MRSQRGWGRFRVLGALVVVGVVAGPVSAEAAAAPVPAAPVVGTAGDPPPVAPLPPTRAVDPKVEREALGAPAPSPDAVNARQATSPDPLKLVAVSWTGPTPDVIELRSRLANGAFGAWTRVDPVDTERDGRSAPVASSEPVWVADSREVQVRAVDDGAPATQRMALTSIDPATTGNDARAMAASTSSPGRPSVVTRAQWGADEKLMTWPPEYTPTVRAVTIHHTAGTNAYTAAESAAIVRGIYAYHAKTLGWGDIGYNVLVDRFGTVFEGRKGGLDRAVIAAHAGGFNRETFGIGMMGDFTSVAPAAAQLEATAKLAAYKLGGLYRDPRATVTLTSTGGGTSKYAKGRAVTLPTVFAHRDVGATECPGNTGIRSMGTIRDRTAALVGDLATNPIRTKWLAMRGLLGEPSVVESATAANARVTRFSGANGAVYWSSGTGAWSVIGEINRRYDAFGAAASSIGLPRTDERTTPDGRGRYNQFVTGFVYWTPQTGAWPLRGAILSAWASAGYERSTYGYPRSDQYAVSGGVRQDFERGSLFLANGATAARRV, from the coding sequence ATGCGGTCGCAGCGCGGGTGGGGTCGGTTCCGGGTGCTCGGGGCACTGGTCGTCGTGGGGGTGGTGGCGGGCCCGGTGAGTGCCGAGGCCGCCGCGGCCCCGGTACCGGCCGCACCCGTCGTCGGGACGGCGGGGGACCCGCCGCCGGTCGCGCCCCTGCCGCCCACGCGGGCGGTGGACCCGAAGGTCGAGCGCGAGGCGCTCGGCGCTCCCGCTCCCTCGCCCGACGCGGTGAACGCCCGGCAGGCCACCAGCCCCGACCCGCTGAAGCTGGTCGCGGTGAGCTGGACGGGCCCGACGCCGGACGTGATCGAGCTGCGCAGCCGCCTCGCGAACGGCGCCTTCGGCGCCTGGACGCGGGTCGATCCGGTCGACACCGAGCGGGACGGCCGCTCCGCGCCGGTCGCGAGCAGCGAGCCGGTGTGGGTCGCCGACAGCCGCGAGGTCCAGGTGCGGGCCGTGGACGACGGGGCCCCGGCGACCCAGCGCATGGCGCTGACGTCGATCGACCCGGCGACGACGGGCAACGACGCCCGCGCGATGGCGGCGTCGACCAGCAGCCCGGGCCGGCCGTCGGTGGTCACCCGCGCCCAGTGGGGCGCGGACGAGAAGCTGATGACCTGGCCGCCGGAGTACACGCCGACGGTGCGGGCGGTGACGATCCACCACACGGCGGGCACGAACGCCTACACCGCCGCCGAGTCCGCCGCCATCGTGCGCGGGATCTACGCCTACCACGCGAAGACGCTGGGCTGGGGCGACATCGGCTACAACGTGCTCGTCGACCGCTTCGGCACGGTGTTCGAGGGCCGGAAGGGCGGCCTGGACCGCGCGGTCATCGCGGCGCACGCCGGCGGCTTCAACCGGGAGACCTTCGGGATCGGGATGATGGGCGACTTCACCTCGGTCGCCCCGGCCGCCGCCCAGCTCGAGGCGACGGCGAAGCTCGCGGCCTACAAGCTCGGCGGGCTCTACCGCGACCCGCGCGCCACGGTGACGCTCACGAGCACCGGGGGCGGCACGTCCAAGTACGCGAAGGGCCGGGCAGTGACCCTGCCGACGGTGTTCGCCCACCGCGACGTCGGGGCGACCGAGTGCCCGGGCAACACCGGCATCCGCTCGATGGGGACGATCCGGGACCGCACGGCCGCGCTCGTCGGGGACCTCGCCACCAACCCGATCCGCACCAAGTGGCTGGCGATGCGCGGCCTGCTCGGCGAGCCGTCGGTGGTGGAGAGCGCGACGGCCGCGAACGCGCGGGTCACCCGCTTCTCCGGGGCGAACGGGGCGGTCTACTGGTCCTCCGGGACGGGAGCGTGGTCGGTGATCGGCGAGATCAACCGGCGCTACGACGCGTTCGGTGCCGCGGCCTCGTCGATCGGACTGCCGCGGACCGACGAGCGGACGACCCCGGACGGGCGCGGCCGCTACAACCAGTTCGTCACCGGGTTCGTCTACTGGACGCCGCAGACCGGGGCCTGGCCGTTGCGCGGGGCGATCCTGTCCGCCTGGGCGTCGGCCGGCTACGAGCGCTCGACCTACGGCTACCCGCGCTCGGACCAGTACGCCGTGAGCGGCGGGGTGCGCCAGGACTTCGAGCGCGGCTCGCTGTTCCTCGCGAACGGGGCCACGGCGGCGCGGCGGGTGTGA
- a CDS encoding alkaline phosphatase PhoX, translated as MTEAQGLSRRGFLSRSALVGAGVVLAGSVDGLLSAPNGLAQPGPAGPGGPGYGPVVPDPAKRLSLPQGFRYTIVSEAGVTRLDSGEPSPTNSDGMGAFRGPGNSTLLVQNHELRGARAAAGPLVVPTPVGFTYDPAAPGGTTTVRADRDGRRQGEVVSLAGTSTNCAGGITPWDTWLSCEETEDRAGVNGFTKDHGYVFEVDPVDQDANRDPQPVRALGRFAHEAVAVDPREGRMYLTEDAAAPNGLLYRWTPPAGFRGGKRALRTLGATDGAFEAMLCRDAAGNPVDDLSRATQVGTTYSVSWTAVPDRDARVVPTRLQVTPPQVTRGRKLEGCWWGDGGAYVVTSFARAESPVPHDGQVWFHDPRRNTLTLRLRFGVNPTPDQDGTNFDGPDNITVSPWGGVIIAEDGEGVQHLVGATERGETFTMARNDLNTNEMAGPVFSADRRILFANLYEPGTLYAITGPWRPTR; from the coding sequence ATGACCGAAGCCCAGGGACTGTCGAGACGCGGCTTCCTGTCCCGCTCCGCTCTCGTCGGGGCCGGCGTCGTCCTGGCCGGCAGCGTCGACGGGCTGCTGTCGGCCCCGAACGGGCTCGCGCAGCCCGGACCCGCCGGCCCGGGCGGGCCGGGGTACGGCCCCGTCGTCCCGGACCCGGCGAAGCGGCTGTCGCTCCCGCAGGGCTTCCGGTACACGATCGTCTCCGAGGCCGGCGTCACGAGGCTCGACAGCGGCGAGCCGAGCCCGACGAACTCCGACGGCATGGGCGCCTTCCGCGGTCCGGGCAACTCCACGCTGCTGGTGCAGAACCACGAACTGCGCGGGGCACGCGCGGCGGCCGGGCCCCTGGTGGTGCCGACGCCCGTCGGGTTCACCTACGACCCGGCGGCTCCCGGGGGCACCACCACCGTCCGCGCCGACCGGGACGGTCGCCGGCAGGGAGAGGTCGTCTCGCTCGCCGGTACCTCGACGAACTGCGCCGGCGGGATCACGCCGTGGGACACGTGGCTGTCCTGCGAGGAGACCGAGGACCGCGCCGGCGTCAACGGCTTCACCAAGGACCACGGCTACGTCTTCGAGGTCGACCCCGTGGACCAGGACGCGAACCGCGATCCGCAGCCGGTCCGCGCCCTCGGTCGCTTCGCCCACGAGGCGGTGGCGGTCGACCCGCGCGAGGGCCGCATGTACCTCACCGAGGACGCCGCGGCCCCGAACGGACTGCTCTACCGCTGGACCCCGCCCGCGGGGTTCCGCGGCGGGAAGCGGGCGCTGCGCACACTCGGCGCCACCGACGGCGCGTTCGAGGCGATGCTCTGCCGGGACGCCGCCGGCAACCCCGTCGACGACCTCTCGCGCGCGACGCAGGTCGGCACCACGTACTCCGTGTCCTGGACCGCGGTGCCCGACCGCGACGCGCGGGTGGTCCCGACCCGGCTCCAGGTCACGCCGCCGCAGGTCACCCGCGGGCGCAAGCTCGAGGGCTGCTGGTGGGGCGACGGCGGGGCGTACGTCGTCACGAGCTTCGCCCGCGCCGAGAGCCCCGTGCCCCACGACGGCCAGGTGTGGTTCCACGACCCGCGCCGCAACACGCTGACGCTGCGCCTGCGCTTCGGGGTCAACCCGACCCCCGACCAGGACGGCACCAACTTCGACGGACCCGACAACATCACGGTCTCGCCCTGGGGCGGCGTGATCATCGCGGAGGACGGCGAGGGCGTGCAGCACCTCGTCGGCGCCACCGAGCGCGGCGAGACCTTCACGATGGCCCGCAACGACCTCAACACCAACGAGATGGCCGGCCCCGTGTTCTCCGCGGACCGGCGCATCCTGTTCGCCAACCTCTACGAGCCCGGGACGCTGTACGCGATCACGGGGCCCTGGCGACCGACGAGGTGA
- a CDS encoding response regulator transcription factor: MNAAVRAELRRPDGSPVRALVVDDEPTLADLLSMALRYEGWDVRSAGDGLAAVTSGREFRPDVVVLDVMLPDIDGFEVLRRLRADNPDVPVLFLTARDAVEDRVAGITAGGDDYVTKPFSLEEVVARLRGLLRRAAVATAVRGDAGLVVGDLTLDEDSHEVFRGGDQIDLTATEFELLRFLMRNPRRVLSKAQILDRVWNYDFGGQSNIVELYISYLRKKIDAGRTPMIHTVRGAGYVLKPAG; the protein is encoded by the coding sequence ATGAACGCAGCAGTGCGCGCCGAGCTCCGGCGGCCCGACGGCAGCCCGGTCCGTGCGCTCGTCGTCGACGACGAGCCGACGCTCGCCGACCTGCTCTCCATGGCGCTGCGCTACGAGGGCTGGGACGTGCGCAGCGCCGGGGACGGCCTCGCCGCGGTGACGTCGGGCCGGGAGTTCCGGCCCGACGTCGTGGTCCTCGACGTCATGCTCCCGGACATCGACGGGTTCGAGGTGCTGCGCCGGCTGCGGGCCGACAACCCCGACGTGCCGGTCCTGTTCCTCACCGCCCGGGACGCCGTGGAGGACCGGGTCGCCGGCATCACCGCGGGCGGCGACGACTACGTGACCAAGCCGTTCAGCCTCGAGGAGGTCGTGGCCCGGCTGCGCGGGCTGCTGCGCCGGGCCGCCGTCGCGACGGCCGTCCGCGGTGACGCGGGGCTCGTCGTCGGGGACCTCACCCTCGACGAGGACTCGCACGAGGTGTTCCGCGGCGGCGACCAGATCGACCTGACCGCCACCGAGTTCGAGCTGCTGCGCTTCCTCATGCGCAACCCGCGTCGCGTGCTGTCCAAGGCCCAGATCCTCGACCGGGTGTGGAACTACGACTTCGGCGGCCAGTCGAACATCGTCGAGCTCTACATCTCCTACCTGCGCAAGAAGATCGACGCCGGTCGGACGCCCATGATCCACACCGTGCGTGGGGCCGGGTACGTCCTCAAGCCCGCGGGGTGA
- a CDS encoding ATP-dependent Clp protease ATP-binding subunit translates to MTSAFGPGGPGSGQFDDFLARFLGGSPRGAQRIDITALMTEQARSLVGTAAARAAERGNADLDAWHLLIAGLEVAPLRSLIAGTGADTDELARFADAQLPRGEATDQAPSLTPTAKRTLLDAHQISRALGSSYIGPEHIVLALAANPDSPAGKAMQSRGVDPQSLQRSASTGGRPAPGGNAGQGDSDTPTIDQFGVDLTAKARAGELDPVIGREDEVDQTLEVLSRRTKNNPVLIGEAGVGKTAVVEGIAQRIVAGDVPEQLEGKRIVQLDLTGMVAGTRYRGDFEERMTKLVAEIREHSDSLIVFIDELHTMVGAGGSGEGGGMDAGNILKPALARGELHIVGATTLDEYRTSIEKDAALERRFQPVLVPEPSVADTVAILHGLRDRYEAHHQVRFTDEALTAAAELSERYVTDRFLPDKAIDLVDQAGARKRLRSKGPHTDTRELERRLESLQRDKDQAVADEDYERAGALRDEVAAASAALEDARHERTSGQGGVLTVGVEDIAEVVSRSTGIPVAQLTETERSRLLGLEAQLHERVVGQDDAVRAVAEAVRRSRAGLGDPDRPIGSFLFLGPTGVGKTELAKALAATMFGDEDRMVRVDMSEYSERHTVSRLVGPPPGYVGYGEAGQLTEEIRRRPYSVVLLDEMEKAHPDVFNTLLQVLDDGRLTDSQGRTVDFRNTVLIMTSNVGSELITTNTQALGFAPSSANPDQSLQERLMPRLRESFRPEFLNRIDEVIVFKRLDQAQLRTITDLLLTETRERLEALDITVEFSTAAVDLLSEHGFQPEFGARPLRRTIQREVGNRLSSMLLGDELSAGDRVRVDVADGELTFVVDQPSLAG, encoded by the coding sequence ATGACCAGCGCATTCGGTCCCGGCGGCCCCGGGTCCGGCCAGTTCGACGACTTCCTGGCGCGATTCCTCGGCGGCTCGCCGCGGGGCGCCCAGCGCATCGACATCACCGCCCTGATGACCGAGCAGGCCCGCAGCCTCGTCGGCACCGCCGCGGCCCGTGCCGCCGAGCGGGGCAACGCCGACCTCGACGCGTGGCACCTGCTGATCGCCGGCCTCGAGGTCGCGCCGCTGCGCTCCCTCATCGCCGGGACGGGCGCCGACACCGACGAGCTCGCCCGGTTCGCCGACGCCCAGCTCCCGCGCGGCGAGGCGACCGACCAGGCGCCCTCGCTGACGCCCACGGCGAAGCGCACGCTGCTCGACGCCCACCAGATCTCGCGGGCGCTCGGGTCCAGCTACATCGGCCCGGAGCACATCGTGCTCGCCCTCGCGGCGAACCCCGACTCCCCGGCGGGCAAGGCCATGCAGTCCCGCGGGGTCGACCCGCAGTCGCTGCAGCGCAGCGCCTCCACCGGCGGGCGCCCCGCCCCGGGCGGCAACGCCGGGCAGGGCGACTCCGACACGCCCACGATCGACCAGTTCGGCGTCGACCTCACCGCGAAGGCGCGGGCCGGCGAGCTGGACCCGGTCATCGGGCGCGAGGACGAGGTCGACCAGACCCTCGAGGTCCTCTCCCGACGCACCAAGAACAACCCGGTGCTGATCGGCGAGGCGGGCGTCGGCAAGACGGCCGTCGTCGAGGGCATCGCCCAGCGCATCGTCGCGGGCGACGTCCCCGAGCAGCTCGAGGGCAAGCGGATCGTCCAGCTCGACCTCACCGGCATGGTGGCGGGCACCCGCTACCGCGGTGACTTCGAGGAGCGGATGACCAAGCTGGTCGCCGAGATCCGCGAGCACTCCGACTCGCTCATCGTCTTCATCGACGAGCTGCACACCATGGTCGGGGCCGGAGGCTCCGGCGAGGGTGGCGGCATGGACGCCGGCAACATCCTCAAGCCGGCGCTGGCCCGCGGCGAGCTGCACATCGTCGGCGCCACCACGCTCGACGAGTACCGCACCTCCATCGAGAAGGACGCCGCCCTCGAGCGGCGCTTCCAGCCGGTGCTGGTGCCGGAGCCGAGCGTCGCGGACACCGTCGCGATCCTGCACGGCCTGCGCGACCGCTACGAGGCGCACCACCAGGTCCGCTTCACCGACGAGGCGCTGACGGCGGCCGCCGAGCTGTCCGAGCGCTACGTCACCGACCGGTTCCTGCCCGACAAGGCCATCGACCTCGTCGACCAGGCCGGCGCGCGGAAGCGGCTGCGGTCCAAGGGCCCGCACACCGACACCCGTGAGCTGGAGCGTCGGCTCGAGTCGCTGCAGCGCGACAAGGACCAGGCCGTCGCGGACGAGGACTACGAGCGCGCCGGCGCGTTGCGCGACGAGGTCGCCGCGGCCAGCGCCGCGCTGGAGGACGCGCGCCACGAGCGCACCTCCGGGCAGGGTGGCGTGCTCACCGTCGGCGTCGAGGACATCGCCGAGGTGGTCTCCCGCTCGACCGGCATCCCGGTCGCGCAGCTGACCGAGACCGAGCGGTCGCGGCTGCTCGGGCTGGAGGCCCAGCTCCACGAGCGGGTCGTCGGCCAGGACGACGCGGTCCGCGCCGTCGCCGAGGCGGTCCGCCGCTCGCGCGCCGGCCTGGGCGACCCCGACCGGCCGATCGGCAGCTTCCTGTTCCTCGGCCCCACCGGCGTCGGCAAGACCGAGCTGGCGAAGGCCCTGGCCGCGACGATGTTCGGCGACGAGGACCGCATGGTCCGCGTCGACATGAGCGAGTACTCCGAGCGGCACACCGTGTCGCGCCTGGTGGGCCCGCCCCCCGGGTACGTCGGCTACGGCGAGGCCGGGCAGCTGACGGAGGAGATCCGTCGTCGGCCGTACTCGGTCGTGCTGCTCGACGAGATGGAGAAGGCCCACCCCGACGTCTTCAACACGCTGCTGCAGGTGCTCGACGACGGGCGGCTGACCGACTCGCAGGGCCGGACGGTCGACTTCCGCAACACGGTGCTGATCATGACCAGCAACGTGGGCTCGGAGCTCATCACCACCAACACGCAGGCCCTGGGCTTCGCGCCGTCGAGCGCGAACCCGGACCAGTCCCTGCAGGAGCGGCTTATGCCGCGGCTGCGGGAGTCGTTCCGGCCGGAGTTCCTCAACCGGATCGACGAGGTGATCGTCTTCAAGCGGCTCGACCAGGCCCAGCTGCGGACCATCACCGACCTGCTGCTCACCGAGACGCGGGAGCGGCTGGAGGCGCTCGACATCACCGTCGAGTTCTCCACCGCGGCGGTCGACCTGCTCTCCGAGCACGGGTTCCAGCCCGAGTTCGGGGCCCGGCCGTTGCGTCGCACGATCCAGCGCGAGGTCGGCAACCGGCTCTCGTCGATGCTGCTCGGCGACGAGCTCTCGGCGGGTGACCGGGTGCGGGTCGACGTGGCCGACGGCGAGCTGACGTTCGTCGTGGACCAGCCGTCGCTCGCAGGCTGA
- a CDS encoding sensor histidine kinase, protein MRSLQARIVLTTMVLLFVVCAVVGVGAALSLRHYLTQQLDQEVTRTLGFVANPPDGADGRRPPPPDAGGGFGGGDSATSRIEVRSVDGRVVSATALGGFRSSDQSIALTDVAPVLAVAPTGDDPGDPSDRPRVETIDLPGLASSYRLSAREAGDGSVVYFGISTNRMDATVGSLAVYETIIFGGGVLVAGVVAAFATRATLRPLHRVSATARRVSELPLGRGEVELEDRVPAADADPRTEVGQVGAALNRMLDHVARSLAARQESETRVRQFVADASHELRTPLAAIRGYSELARRRTHELPDEVGAMLERVGSQTERMTLLVEDLLLLARLDAGRPLAREPVDLARVVVDAVSDAHAASPEHRWALDLPDDEDAGDVMVVGDSERLHQVVANLLANARTHTPGGTNVVVELERTGGSVRLVVRDDGPGIASDLLPHVLERFARGDLARARTTGSTGLGLSIVAAVVTEHGGTVEVTSVPGDTRTTVVLPAAPVRADLALR, encoded by the coding sequence ATGCGGTCCCTCCAGGCGCGGATCGTCCTGACGACGATGGTGCTCCTGTTCGTCGTCTGCGCGGTGGTCGGTGTCGGCGCCGCGCTGTCCCTGCGGCACTACCTGACCCAGCAGCTCGACCAGGAGGTCACCCGCACGCTCGGCTTCGTCGCGAATCCGCCCGACGGGGCCGACGGCCGACGCCCGCCGCCCCCGGACGCCGGTGGTGGCTTCGGTGGGGGTGACTCCGCCACCAGCCGTATCGAGGTCCGCAGCGTCGACGGCCGGGTGGTCTCGGCCACCGCCCTCGGAGGCTTCCGGTCCTCCGACCAGTCGATCGCGCTGACGGACGTGGCGCCGGTGCTCGCCGTGGCGCCCACCGGCGACGACCCCGGCGACCCGTCCGACCGGCCGCGGGTGGAGACGATCGACCTGCCGGGCCTGGCCTCGTCCTATCGGCTGTCGGCCCGCGAGGCCGGCGACGGATCGGTGGTCTACTTCGGGATCTCCACGAACCGCATGGACGCGACGGTGGGGAGTCTCGCGGTCTACGAGACGATCATCTTCGGGGGTGGGGTGCTCGTCGCCGGGGTCGTCGCCGCCTTCGCCACGCGTGCCACCCTGCGCCCCCTGCACCGGGTCTCGGCCACCGCGCGTCGCGTCTCCGAGCTGCCGCTGGGACGCGGCGAGGTGGAGCTCGAGGACCGTGTCCCCGCGGCCGACGCCGATCCCCGCACCGAGGTGGGGCAGGTCGGCGCGGCCCTCAACCGGATGTTGGACCACGTCGCCCGCTCGCTCGCGGCGCGTCAGGAGTCCGAGACCCGGGTCCGGCAGTTCGTGGCCGACGCCTCCCACGAACTCCGCACCCCGCTCGCCGCGATCCGGGGCTACTCCGAGCTCGCCCGACGGCGGACCCACGAGCTGCCCGACGAGGTCGGGGCGATGCTGGAGCGCGTCGGCTCGCAGACCGAGCGCATGACGCTGCTCGTCGAGGACCTGCTGCTCCTCGCCCGGCTCGACGCCGGGCGGCCCCTCGCCCGGGAGCCCGTCGACCTGGCCCGGGTCGTCGTCGACGCCGTCAGCGACGCGCACGCCGCCTCCCCGGAGCACCGGTGGGCGCTGGATCTGCCCGACGACGAGGACGCCGGCGACGTCATGGTCGTGGGCGACTCCGAGCGGCTGCACCAGGTGGTGGCGAACCTGCTCGCCAACGCGCGGACGCACACGCCCGGGGGCACGAACGTCGTCGTGGAGCTGGAACGCACCGGCGGCTCGGTCCGGCTCGTGGTGCGCGACGACGGGCCCGGGATCGCATCCGACCTGCTGCCGCACGTGCTCGAGCGCTTCGCCCGCGGTGACCTCGCCCGGGCCCGGACGACCGGCTCGACCGGCCTCGGGCTGTCCATCGTCGCGGCGGTGGTGACCGAGCACGGGGGCACCGTCGAAGTGACCAGCGTGCCCGGCGACACGCGGACGACGGTCGTGCTCCCGGCGGCCCCGGTGCGGGCGGACCTGGCGCTGCGTTAG
- a CDS encoding NADP-dependent oxidoreductase yields MTTAHEVHLARRPQGFPTHDDFALVERELPAPAAGEVEVANRYFSVDPYMRGRMNDVPSYVPPFQLDRAMDGRSVGEVTAVGPDVTDLAVGDLVLGNLAWRDHGISKAKHLQKVPDVEGVDAKAYLGVLGAPGLTAWVGLLDHAAFRSGDAVFVSGAAGAVGSLVGQIAKQKGASRVIGSAGSAEKVSWLTSELGYDVAFNYKDAPVREQLAKAAPDGIDVYFDNVGADHLEAAVAVANDYARVAACGAIAHYNDTDGDATPGPDNLFQIVKKRLRIQGFIVSDSLDRFPAFLEEVTPWVADGRVRFAETVTDGIDHAVDAFLGLLRGENTGKALVKIS; encoded by the coding sequence ATGACCACCGCACACGAGGTCCACCTGGCCCGCCGCCCGCAGGGCTTCCCCACGCACGACGACTTCGCGCTGGTCGAGCGCGAGCTCCCCGCGCCCGCCGCGGGCGAGGTCGAGGTCGCCAACCGCTACTTCTCGGTCGACCCCTACATGCGGGGCCGGATGAACGACGTGCCGAGCTACGTGCCCCCGTTCCAGCTCGATCGGGCGATGGACGGCCGCTCGGTCGGTGAGGTCACCGCCGTCGGGCCCGACGTCACCGACCTCGCCGTCGGGGACCTCGTCCTCGGCAACCTCGCCTGGCGCGACCACGGCATCTCGAAGGCGAAGCACCTGCAGAAGGTCCCGGACGTCGAGGGTGTCGACGCGAAGGCCTACCTCGGGGTGCTGGGCGCCCCGGGTCTGACGGCGTGGGTCGGCCTGCTCGACCACGCCGCGTTCCGGTCCGGCGACGCCGTCTTCGTCTCCGGCGCCGCGGGGGCCGTGGGCAGCCTCGTCGGGCAGATCGCGAAGCAGAAGGGCGCATCGCGGGTGATCGGCAGCGCCGGCTCCGCGGAGAAGGTGTCGTGGCTGACGAGCGAGCTCGGGTACGACGTGGCGTTCAACTACAAGGACGCCCCGGTCCGCGAGCAGCTCGCGAAGGCGGCCCCGGACGGCATCGACGTGTACTTCGACAACGTGGGTGCCGACCACCTCGAGGCCGCCGTCGCCGTGGCCAACGACTACGCCCGCGTCGCCGCGTGCGGCGCGATCGCGCACTACAACGACACCGACGGCGACGCGACGCCCGGGCCGGACAACCTCTTCCAGATCGTGAAGAAGCGGCTGCGGATCCAGGGCTTCATCGTGTCGGACTCGCTCGACCGCTTCCCCGCCTTCCTCGAGGAGGTCACCCCCTGGGTCGCCGACGGGCGCGTGCGCTTCGCCGAGACCGTCACCGACGGGATCGACCACGCCGTCGACGCGTTCCTCGGGCTCCTGCGCGGGGAGAACACGGGTAAGGCACTGGTCAAGATCAGCTGA
- a CDS encoding DUF1918 domain-containing protein — MSANVGDRITLHANSVDAPDRTGTIVGVLGTDGPPYRVRYDNGDETILTPGPDATIEPPSVRERLDQATEKATEKAGELAGEARATAEDVTGRAARTVADAASKIAERFQR, encoded by the coding sequence ATGAGCGCGAACGTCGGTGACCGGATCACCCTGCACGCCAATTCCGTCGACGCCCCCGATCGCACCGGCACGATCGTCGGGGTCCTCGGCACCGACGGGCCGCCCTACCGGGTGCGCTACGACAACGGCGACGAGACCATCCTGACGCCGGGTCCCGACGCGACCATCGAGCCGCCGTCGGTCCGGGAGCGGCTCGACCAGGCCACGGAGAAGGCGACCGAGAAGGCAGGAGAGCTCGCCGGCGAGGCCCGGGCGACCGCCGAAGACGTCACCGGTCGCGCGGCGCGCACCGTCGCCGACGCCGCGTCGAAGATCGCGGAGCGCTTCCAGCGCTGA